In the Gossypium arboreum isolate Shixiya-1 chromosome 10, ASM2569848v2, whole genome shotgun sequence genome, one interval contains:
- the LOC108466615 gene encoding uncharacterized protein LOC108466615 — translation MLSSEEGENDVFFDSLDCLSTEEPVLAKQGLECGKLEYEIWMNEPGSVKERRERFLHGMDLVEFANSSRIKDLQRITECSDAVLSSSCPSVRNGEGSIADCDRKMMCEANFLLDESTAALESENKVFEQQETQQHFDESEKAEVNRKKFKKWWKHFSSMRKAGESRGSSKTSKPSFKVYETNRVMVQSNKKGYMEFSALYMGQEIQAHKGFIWTMKFSPDGQYLASGGEDGVVRIWRVMSTDAFSKPLIAEHNLGRSMDKGKFGFGREKPVDSQVVIPNKIFRIEESPIQELHGHGSDVLDVAWSRSNFLISSSMDKTVRLWKVGCDQCLNVFHHNNYVTCIQFNPIDDSYFISGSLDGKVRIWGVSEKRVVHWVDVWDIVTAICYRPDGKEFIAGSIRGTCHFYQVSGEDVILEAEIHIHGRKKTSGNKITSIQYSQDEPHKVMITSRDSKLRILDGVDTVRKFKGLHKSGSQMSASFTSTGRHIISVGEDCRVYVWNYDDICPRTSKHTKSVSSCEHFFCEDVCVAIPWLGQGSDQRHSDRSLRGDQIEGTSWIRDSQRFSLGNLFSIDGSCKGSATWPEEKLMLWETTVAEDEYYSYEQQQLCHNYGDYHATLPETWGLVIVAGGRNGRIKTFHNYGLPVSL, via the exons ATGCTAAGTTCCGAAGAGGGTGAAAATGATGTCTTCTTTGATTCTTTGGATTGCTTGTCGACCGAAGAGCCTGTTTTAGCGAAACAAGGATTAGAGTGTGGGAAATTAGAGTATGAAATTTGGATGAATGAACCTGGAAGTGTTAAGGAGCGGCGTGAAAGATTTCTTCACGGAATGGATCTAGTTGAGTTTGCAAATTCATCAAGGATAAAGGATTTGCAGAGGATCACAGAGTGCAGTGATGCTGTCTTGAGTTCTTCGTGTCCGTCTGTTCGCAATGGGGAAGGAAGTATTGCTGATTGTGATAGGAAAATGATGTGTGAAGCCAATTTTTTGCTCGATGAATCAACAGCAGCTCTTGAGAGCGAGAATAAGGTATTTGAACAACAGGAAACACAACAACACTTTGATGAATCTGAAAAGGCTGAAGTTAATAGGAAGAAATTCAAGAAATGGTGGAAACACTTTTCCAGCATGAGGAAAGCTGGGGAAAGCAGGGGTTCATCTAAGACATCGAAACCGAGTTTCAAAGTATATGAAACAAACAGAGTGATGGTTCAGTCCAACAAGAAAGGATACATGGAGTTTTCAGCACTTTACATGGGACAAGAAATACAGGCTCACAAGGGCTTCATCTGGACAATGAAGTTTAGCCCTGATGGTCAGTATTTGGCAAGTGGTGGTGAAGATGGGGTGGTCCGTATATGGCGTGTGATGTCAACAGATGCCTTTAGTAAACCTTTGATAGCTGAGCACAATTTAGGTAGATCGATGGACAAAGGGAAATTCGGTTTTGGCAGAGAGAAGCCGGTTGACTCTCAAGTTGTTATTCCTAATAAGATTTTTCGGATTGAGGAGTCACCAATCCAGGAGCTTCATGGTCATGGCAGTGACGTTTTAGATGTTGCATGGTCCAGATCAAAT TTTCTCATTTCCTCTTCCATGGATAAAACGGTCCGTCTCTGGAAAGTCGGCTGCGATCAGTGTTTAAATGTTTTTCATCATAACAATTACG TCACTTGCATTCAGTTCAATCCCATTGATGACAGTTATTTCATCAGCGGTTCTCTAGATGGAAAAGTTAGGATTTGGGGAGTGTCGGAGAAGCGAGTCGTTCATTGGGTGGATGTTTGGGACATTGTAACTGCTATATGTTACCGGCCAGATGGAAAG GAATTTATTGCCGGTTCTATTAGAGGTACTTGCCATTTTTATCAAGTATCAG GTGAAGACGTTATTTTGGAGGCCGAGATTCATATTCATGGCAGAAAGAAAACTTCAGGCAACAAAATCACAAGTATTCAG TACTCCCAGGATGAACCTCACAAAGTTATGATAACTTCTAGAGATTCCAAACTCCGAATACTCGATGGGGTTGATACTGTTCGTAAATTTAAAG GACTCCACAAGTCCGGAAGTCAGATGTCAGCATCTTTTACGTCGACTGGGAGACATATAATCTCAGTTGGAGAAGACTGTCGTGTTTACGTTTGGAACTACGATGACATTTGCCCTCGAACATCGAAACATACAAAATCTGTTTCTTCTTGCGAACACTTCTTCTGTGAAGATGTGTGTGTAGCAATACCTTGGTTAGGCCAAGGTTCAGATCAACGGCACTCGGATCGGTCACTGAGAGGGGATCAGATAGAGGGTACTTCTTGGATCAGAGATTCGCAACGATTCTCACTTGGAAACTTGTTCTCCATAGATGGCTCCTGCAAGGGTTCTGCAACATGGCCTGAAGAAAAACTTATGTTGTGGGAAACAACAGTTGCAGAAGACGAGTATTATTCGTATGAACAACAGCAGCTCTGTCACAACTACGGCGACTATCACGCAACCTTGCCGGAAACATGGGGCCTCGTGATTGTTGCAGGCGGACGGAACGGAAGAATCAAGACATTCCACAACTATGGATTGCCTGTTAG